One stretch of Oncorhynchus tshawytscha isolate Ot180627B linkage group LG21, Otsh_v2.0, whole genome shotgun sequence DNA includes these proteins:
- the LOC112220817 gene encoding protocadherin alpha-C2 isoform X1 produces MRHIPTMEVHISGEPRRRYVAVFLLLSAVLNTASAVTHYSIPEEIEEGSVVANLAADLGLDAKIMARRKIRLDVIANKRYLEINKDTGELLIAEKIDREYLCNVKTSSCFLKMDVTIENPIRLFNIEVEIMDINDNSPQFRRDTMHLDISESTAAGERFSLTNAVDPDFGANSINTYHLSESEHFSIEIQTGRDGSKFADLILKTVLNREEQAVHNLILTAVDGGVPTRSGTANIIVRVIDTNDNAPQFDKESYNINVMENSPIGSLVVKLNATDLDEGTNSEIVYSYSLYTSDKTQQTFSLNTKNGEIRVKEMINYEDFRIYDMEVIATDKGPNSLTGQSKLTILVTDMNDNHPEISIKSFQSPVKEDIPVDSVIAVVSVSDKDSGDNGIVDIRIADTLPFALRESSDNYYELVVSQPLDREKVPEYEITFTVTDRGSPTLSDNETMTLELLDVNDNIPQFPQSFYTIPVMENNAPGALLSSLTAFDPDLHENQYLVYFIIEKEIVNTSISMLFSINPENGNLYALKTFDYEIEKEFLFHIEARDSGVPPLSSNVTVHIIIVDQNDNTPVIVSPWRAHGSVVEEKIPRSIDKGSLVSKVIAIDTDSVRNSRITYQFLQVTDATLFSLDQYNGEIRTMRMFSYRDPRHQRLVVIAKDNGDPALSATVTIKLSTVETAVKAYSDMTEVPLEYDIFSDLNLYLVIGLGSVSFLLLITILVTCVLKCQKPMPSKAAPPSRNSMISERNSTIADSTLVSNDAYWYSLFLAETRKGKLVVRQPVPKAGSRYIVSSLPRSTGLTETSDSAASTLQGSTTTGSSSS; encoded by the exons ATGAGGCACATCCCAACAATGGAGGTGCATATTAGTGGAGAGCCCCGGAGAAGGTATGTCGCggtctttcttcttctctctgccgTCTTGAACACGGCATCTGCGGTTACTCACTATTCCATTCCCGAAGAGATCGAGGAAGGCTCCGTTGTTGCGAATTTAGCTGCTGATTTGGGTTTGGATGCTAAAATCATGGCTCGACGTAAAATACGGTTGGATGTTATCGCCAATAAGAGGTATCTGGAGATAAACAAAGACACAGGGGAGCTACTAATAGCGGAGAAGATTGACAGAGAATACTTATGCAACGTTAAGACATCCTCTTGTTTCCTCAAAATGGATGTTACCATCGAAAACCCAATTAGACTATTTAATATTGAAGTTGAAATAATGGACATAAATGACAACTCTCCCCAATTTCGCCGGGACACCATGCACCTGGATATATCTGAATCCACCGCTGCAGGAGAACGATTCTCGCTAACCAATGCAGTAGACCCAGATTTTGGTGCAAACTCTATCAATACGTATCACTTAAGCGAGAGTGAGCATTTCAGTATAGAGATTCAGACCGGTAGAGACGGGTCAAAGTTTGCTGATTTGATTCTTAAAACGGTTTTAAACCGAGAGGAACAGGCGGTTCATAATCTAATACTCACCGCTGTCGATGGTGGAGTCCCCACGCGCTCCGGTACAGCCAACATCATTGTTCGCGTTATAGACACGAATGACAACGCCCCTCAATTTGATAAAGAAAGCTACAACATTAATGTGATGGAAAACTCTCCAATTGGGAGCCTTGTGGTTAAATTGAATGCAACAGACTTAGATGAGGGAACCAATTCGGAAATAGTATATTCATATAGTCTTTATACATCAGATAAAACCCAACAAACGTTTAGTTTGAATACCAAAAATGGTGAAATCAGAGTCAAAGAAATGATTAATTATGAAGATTTCAGGATTTATGACATGGAAGTTATAGCAACTGATAAGGGGCCTAATTCCTTGACAGGGCAGAGTAAATTAACTATTTTGGTCACAGATATGAATGACAATCACCCTGAGATATCAATTAAATCGTTTCAAAGCCCTGTCAAGGAGGATATTCCAGTAGACAGTGTGATAGCAGTGGTTAGTGTCAGCGATAAAGATTCAGGTGACAATGGGATAGTTGATATTCGTATTGCTGATACATTGCCTTTTGCACTAAGAGAGTCTTCTGATAACTATTACGAATTAGTAGTTTCACAACCTCTGGACCGTGAGAAGGTTCCAGAATATGAAATAACTTTTACGGTAACAGACAGGGGTTCCCCTACGCTGTCTGACAACGAAACCATGACTTTAGAACTACTAGATGTTAACGACAACATTCCACAGTTCCCCCAGTCGTTCTACACTATACCCGTTATGGAGAACAACGCACCTGGGGCCTTGCTAAGTTCCCTCACTGCGTTTGATCCAGACCTCCATGAAAACCAGTATCTAGTTTATTTCATCATAGAGAAGGAGATAGTGAACACCTCCATCTCCATGCTGTTCTCCATCAATCCGGAGAACGGTAATCTTTACGCACTAAAGACGTTTGACTATGAGATAGAGAAGGAGTTCCTTTTCCACATTGAGGCCAGAGACTCTGGTGTTCCTCCGCTCAGCAGTAACGTGACTGTCCACATCATTATTGTGGACCAGAACGACAACACCCCGGTCATAGTGTCTCCGTGGCGGGCGCACGGCTCCGTGGTGGAGGAGAAGATCCCCAGATCCATCGATAAAGGATCCCTGGTCTCCAAGGTGATAGCCATAGACACAGACTCTGTCCGGAACTCTCGGATTACATACCAGTTTCTACAGGTTACTGACGCCACCTTATTCAGTCTGGACCAATACAACGGAGAGATACGTACTATGAGAATGTTCAGTTACAGAGATCCGCGTCATCAACGGCTGGTTGTCATCGCCAAGGACAACGGGGatcctgctctctctgctacagtTACCATAAAGCTCTCCACAGTGGAGACTGCCGTTAAAGCCTACTCTGACATGACGGAAGTGCCTCTAGAATATGACATATTTTCAGATTTAAACCTGTATTTGGTGATCGGCCTGGGCTCAGTGTCCTTTCTGTTATTGATCACCATATTGGTCACTTGTGTGCTGAAGTGTCAGAAACCAATGCCCAGCAAAGCGGCCCCTCCAAGTAGGAACAGCATGATCAGCGAGAGAAACTCAACCATCGCAGATTCCACCCTGGTCTCCAACGATGCCTACTGGTACAGTCTGTTTCTAGCGGAGACGAGGAAAGGAAAGCTGGTAGTCAGACAGCCTGTGCCAAAGGCGGGTTCCAGATACATCGTGTCCAGTCTACCAAGGAGCACTGGCCTGACAGAGACCAGCGACTCAGCAGCCTCTACTCTGCAG GGGTCGACCACCACTGGCAGCAGTTCCTCGTAA
- the LOC112220817 gene encoding protocadherin alpha-C2 isoform X2, giving the protein MAEHCIVQPCKRYVSVFLLFSATLNTMYAVTHYSIPEEMEEGSVIANLASDLGLNMNSLSKRKMRLDVIANTKYLDVNKETGELYIVERLDRESLCTTKTATSCFLKMDATIENPIRMFNIELEIMDINDNAPHFRRDTMDLDISESTPVGERFSLNNAVDPDVGSNTVKTYHLSESEHFNIEIQTGRDGAKFADLILKKALDREQQAVHNLILTAVDGGVPARSGTANIIVRVLDTNDNAPKFNTDTYNIDIMENSPIGSLVVKLNATDLDEGTNSEITYSYSLYTSEKTQGTFSLNANNGEITVKEMINYEDFRIYDMEVIATDKGANSLSSQCKLTILVTDMNDNHPEMSIKSFQSPIKENVAIDTVLAVVSVSDKDSGENGIVNIHIADQLPFALRESSDNYYELVVSQPLDREKVPEYEITFTVTDRGSPPLSDNETMTLELLDVNDNVPQFPQSFYTIPVMENNAPGALLSSLTAFDPDLHENQYLVYFIIEKEIVNTSMSMLFSINPENGNLYALKTFDYEIEKEFLFHIEARDSGVPPLSSNVTVHIIIVDQNDNTPVIVSPWRAHGSVVEEKIPRSTDKGSLVSKVIAIDTDSVQNSRITYQFLQVTDATLFSLDQYNGEIRTMRMFSYRDPRHQRLVVIAKDNGDPALSATVTIKLSTVETAVKAYSDMTEVPLEYDIFSDLNLYLVIGLGSVSFLLLITILVTCVLKCQKPKPSNAAPPSRNSVISERNSTIADSTLVSNDAYWYSLFLAETRKGKLVVRQPVPKAGSRYIVSSLPRSTGLTETSDSAASTLQGSTTTGSSSS; this is encoded by the exons ATGGCTGAACATTGCATCGTTCAGCCCTGTAAAAGGTACGTCTCGGTCTTTCTTCTTTTCTCTGCCACCCTGAACACGATGTATGCGGTTACTCACTATTCTATTCCGGAGGAAATGGAGGAAGGCTCCGTTATTGCTAATCTGGCCTCTGATTTGGGGTTGAACATGAACAGTCTCAGTAAACGCAAGATGCGCTTGGATGTTATTGCCAACACAAAATATCTGGACGTTAACAAAGAGACTGGCGAGCTGTATATCGTCGAAAGGTTGGACAGGGAATCTCTTTGTACAACTAAGACAGCAACATCATGTTTTCTTAAAATGGATGCAACAATTGAAAATCCAATAAGGATGTTCAATATAGAATTAGAAATCATGGATATAAACGACAACGCGCCACATTTTCGACGGGACACAATGGATTTGGATATATCAGAGTCTACTCCCGTGGGTGAGCGATTCTCTCTGAACAATGCAGTGGACCCGGACGTTGGTAGCAACACTGTTAAAACCTACCACCTAAGTGAGAGTGAACATTTCAATATCGAAATACAGACCGGTAGAGATGGAGCAAAATTTGCTGATTTGATACTGAAAAAGGCTTTAGACCGAGAGCAGCAGGCGGTTCATAATCTAATACTCACCGCTGTAGATGGCGGAGTCCCCGCGCGCTCCGGAACAGCCAACATCATTGTTCGGGTTCTGGATACAAATGACAACGCCCCTAAGTTTAATACAGACACGTACAACATCGATATAATGGAAAACTCTCCAATTGGAAGTCTTGTTGTTAAATTGAATGCAACAGACTTAGATGAGGGCACAAATTCGGAAATAACATATTCATATAGTTTGTATACATCGGAGAAAACGCAAGGCACTTTCAGTTTAAACGCTAACAATGGAGAAATAACGGTAAAAGAAATGATAAATTATGAAGATTTCAGGATTTATGACATGGAAGTCATAGCAACAGATAAAGGAGCGAATTCCTTGTCAAGTCAGTGTAAATTAACAATTTTAGTTACAGATATGAATGACAATCATCCAGAAATGTCCATAAAATCGTTTCAAAGTCCTATAAAGGAAAATGTAGCCATAGACACTGTGCTAGCAGTTGTGAGTGTCAGCGATAAAGATTCAGGTGAAAATGGAATCGTCAATATTCACATTGCGGATCAATTACCTTTTGCGCTTCGAGAGTCTTCTGATAACTATTATGAGTTGGTAGTTTCACAACCTCTGGATCGTGAGAAGGTCCCAGAATATGAAATCACTTTTACCGTAACAGACAGGGGTTCCCCTCCACTATCTGACAACGAAACCATGACTTTAGAACTACTAGACGTAAACGACAACGTTCCACAGTTCCCCCAGTCGTTCTACACTATACCCGTTATGGAGAATAATGCACCTGGGGCCTTGCTAAGTTCCCTCACTGCGTTTGATCCAGACCTCCATGAAAACCAGTATCTAGTTTATTTCATCATAGAGAAGGAGATAGTGAACACCTCCATGTCCATGCTGTTCTCCATCAATCCGGAGAACGGTAATCTTTACGCACTAAAGACGTTTGACTATGAGATAGAGAAGGAGTTCCTTTTCCACATCGAGGCCAGAGACTCTGGTGTTCCTCCGCTCAGCAGTAACGTGACTGTCCACATCATTATTGTGGACCAGAACGACAACACCCCGGTCATAGTGTCTCCGTGGCGCGCGCACGGCTCCGTGGTGGAGGAGAAGATCCCCAGATCCACCGATAAAGGATCCCTGGTCTCCAAGGTGATAGCCATAGACACGGACTCGGTCCAGAACTCTCGGATTACATACCAGTTTCTACAGGTTACTGACGCCACCTTATTCAGTCTGGACCAATACAACGGAGAGATACGTACTATGAGAATGTTCAGTTACAGAGATCCGCGTCATCAACGGCTGGTTGTCATCGCCAAGGACAACGGGGatcctgctctctctgctacagtTACCATAAAGCTCTCAACAGTGGAGACTGCCGTTAAAGCCTACTCTGACATGACGGAAGTGCCTCTAGAATATGACATATTTTCAGATTTAAACCTGTATTTGGTGATCGGCCTGGGCTCAGTGTCCTTTCTGTTGTTGATCACAATATTGGTCACCTGTGTGCTGAAGTGTCAGAAACCAAAGCCCAGCAATGCGGCTCCTCCCAGTAGGAACAGCGTGATCAGCGAGAGGAATTCGACCATCGCAGATTCCACCCTGGTCTCCAACGATGCCTACTGGTACAGTCTGTTTCTAGCGGAGACGAGGAAAGGAAAGCTGGTAGTCAGACAGCCTGTGCCAAAGGCAGGTTCCAGATACATCGTGTCCAGTCTACCAAGGAGCACTGGCCTGACAGAGACCAGTGACTCAGCAGCCTCTACTCTGCAG GGGTCGACCACCACTGGCAGCAGTTCCTCGTAA
- the LOC112220817 gene encoding protocadherin alpha-C2 isoform X4 has protein sequence MEARISAQHWRRYVSVFLIFSAALDTAYAVTHYSIPEEMEESSVVANLAADLGLDVKTLSRRKMRLDIISNKKYLDVNKETGELYIVEKMDREYLCPAKTSCFLKMEAIIENPQRIFYIEIEIMDINDNAPHFRRDTINLDISEATQGGERFSVNNAVDPDVGSNSVKTYLLSENEHFTIEIQTGRDGSKFADLILKRVLDREQQAVHNLILTAEDGGVPARSGTASIVVRVLDTNDNAPKFDKDNYKIDIMENSPIGSLVVKLNATDLDEGTNSEILYSYSLYTSEKTQQTFHLNPNNGEITVKEMINYEDFRIYDMEVIARDKGSNSLTGQCKLTVLVTDMNDNHPEISIKSFQSPVKEDIAVDTVIAVVSVSDKDSGDNGIVDIRIADKLPFALRESSDNYYELVVSEPLDREKVPEYEITFTVTDRGSPPLSDNETMTLELLDVNDNVPQFPQSFYTIPVMENNAPGAFLSSLTAFDPDLHENQYLVYFIIEKEIVNTSMSMLFSINPENGNLYALKTFDYEIEKEFLFHIEARDSGVPPLSSNVTIHIIIVDQNDNTPIIVSPWRAHGSVVEEKIPRSTDKGSLVSKVIAIDTDSVQNSRITYQFLQVTDATLFSLDQYNGEIRTMRMFSYRDPRHQRLVVIAKDNGDPALSATVTIKLSTVETAVKAYSDMTEVPLEYDIFSDLNLYLVIGLGSVSFLLLITILVTCVLKCQKPMPSKAAPPSRNSVISERNSTIADSTLVSNDAYWYSLFLAETRKGKLVVRQPVPKAGSRYIVSSLPRSTGLTETSDSAASTLQGSTTTGSSSS, from the exons ATGGAGGCACGCATCAGCGCACAGCACTGGAGAAGGTACGTCTCGGTCTTCCTTATTTTCTCTGCCGCCCTGGACACGGCATATGCCGTTACTCACTATTCTATTCCTGAAGAAATGGAGGAGAGCTCCGTTGTGGCTAATCTTGCAGCTGATTTAGGTTTGGATGTGAAAACATTGAGTAGACGTAAGATGCGGTTAGACATTATCTCGAATAAAAAATATCTGGATGTGAACAAAGAAACGGGGGAGCTGTACATTGTAGAGAAGATGGACAGGGAATATCTTTGCCCTGCTAAGACATCCTGTTTTCTTAAAATGGAAGCTATTATTGAAAATCCACAACGGATCTTTTACATCGAAATAGAGATAATGGACATCAATGATAACGCCCCCCATTTCCGAAGGGACACCATTAACTTGGATATTTCAGAAGCAACACAGGGTGGTGAACGATTTTCTGTTAACAATGCAGTGGATCCTGACGTTGGTTCGAACTCAGTGAAAACATACCTATTGAGCGAAAATGAGCACTTTACCATCGAAATTCAGACAGGAAGAGACGGGTCAAAATTCGCTGATTTGATACTGAAAAGGGTATTAGACCGAGAGCAGCAGGCGGTTCATAATCTAATACTCACCGCTGAAGACGGTGGAGTCCCTGCCCGCTCTGGTACAGCCAGTATAGTTGTTCGCGTTTTAGATACGAACGACAACGCCCCTAAGTTTGACAAAGACAACTACAAAATCGATATAATGGAAAACTCCCCTATTGGAAGCCTTGTTGTTAAATTGAATGCAACAGACTTAGATGAGGGCACCAATTCGGAAATATTATATTCTTATAGCCTGTATACATCAGAGAAAACACAACAAACGTTCCATTTAAACCCTAACAACGGTGAGATCACGGTAAAGGAAATGATCAATTATGAGGATTTCAGGATCTATGATATGGAAGTAATTGCAAGGGATAAGGGGTCCAATTCATTGACAGGTCAGTGTAAATTAACCGTTTTAGTTACGGATATGAATGATAATCATCCCGAAATATCAATCAAATCATTTCAAAGTCCAGTCAAGGAGGACATAGCAGTAGACACGGTGATAGCAGTAGTCAGTGTCAGCGATAAAGATTCAGGTGACAATGGGATAGTTGATATTCGTATAGCTGATAAATTACCTTTTGCGCTGAGAGAGTCTTCTGATAACTATTACGAGTTGGTAGTTTCAGAGCCTCTGGATCGTGAGAAGGTCCCTGAATATGAAATCACTTTTACGGTAACAGACAGGGGATCCCCTCCGCTATCTGACAACGAAACTATGACTTTAGAACTACTAGACGTAAACGACAACGTTCCACAGTTCCCCCAGTCGTTCTACACTATACCCGTTATGGAGAATAACGCACCTGGGGCCTTCCTAAGTTCCCTCACTGCGTTTGATCCAGACCTCCATGAAAACCAGTATCTAGTTTATTTCATCATAGAGAAGGAGATAGTGAACACCTCCATGTCCATGCTGTTCTCCATCAATCCGGAGAACGGTAATCTTTACGCACTAAAGACGTTTGACTATGAGATAGAGAAGGAGTTCCTTTTCCACATTGAGGCCAGAGACTCTGGTGTTCCTCCGCTCAGCAGTAACGTGACTATCCACATCATTATTGTGGACCAGAACGACAACACCCCGATCATAGTGTCTCCGTGGCGCGCGCACGGCTCCGTGGTGGAGGAGAAGATCCCCAGATCCACCGATAAAGGATCCCTGGTTTCCAAGGTGATAGCCATAGACACGGACTCTGTCCAGAACTCTCGGATTACATACCAGTTTCTACAGGTTACTGACGCCACCTTATTCAGTCTGGACCAATACAACGGAGAAATCCGGACTATGAGAATGTTCAGTTACAGAGATCCGCGTCATCAACGGCTGGTTGTCATCGCCAAGGACAACGGGGatcctgctctctctgctacagtTACCATAAAGCTCTCCACAGTGGAGACTGCCGTTAAAGCCTACTCTGACATGACTGAAGTGCCTCTAGAATATGACATCTTTTCCGATTTAAACCTGTATTTGGTGATCGGCCTGGGCTCAGTGTCCTTTTTGTTATTGATCACCATATTGGTCACCTGTGTGCTGAAGTGTCAGAAACCAATGCCAAGTAAAGCGGCCCCTCCCAGTAGGAACAGCGTGATCAGCGAGAGGAATTCGACTATCGCAGATTCCACCCTGGTCTCCAACGATGCCTACTGGTACAGTCTGTTTCTAGCGGAGACGAGGAAAGGAAAGCTGGTAGTCAGACAGCCTGTGCCAAAGGCAGGTTCCAGATACATCGTGTCCAGTCTACCAAGGAGCACGGGATTGACAGAGACCAGTGACTCAGCAGCCTCTACTCTGCAG GGGTCGACCACCACTGGCAGCAGTTCCTCGTAA
- the LOC112220817 gene encoding protocadherin alpha-C2 isoform X8 → MEAHCVLQPWKRYVSVFILFFATMNTLSAVTHYSIPEEMEEGSVVANLAADLGLDVKTLSRRKMRLDIIANKKYLDVNKETGELYIVEKIDREYLCASKTATTCFLKLDATIENPIRIFNIELEIMDINDNAPNFRRDSIHLDISESTPTGERFSLNNAVDSDVGTNSVKTYYLSESEHFNIEVQTGRDGSKFADLILKKTLDREEQAVHNLILTAVDGGVPARSGTANIIVRVLDTNDNAPQFEKDNYNINIMENYPFGSLVVKLNATDIDDGTNSDIVYSFSLYTSEKAQGTFSLNPANGEIRVKEMINYEDFRIYDMEVIATDKGTTSLSGQCKLTILVTDMNDNHPEISIKSFQSPVKEDIAVDTVIAVVSVSDKDSGDNGKVDIHIADQLPFALRESSDNYYELVVSQPLDREKVPEYEITFTVTDRGSPPLSDNETITLELLDVNDNVPQFPQSFYTIPVMENNAPGALLNSLTAFDPDLHENQYLVYFIIEKEIVNTSMSMLFSINPENGNLYALKTFDYEIEKEFLFHIEARDSGVPPLSSNVTVHIIIVDQNDNTPVIVSPWRAHGSMVEEKIPRSTDKGSLVSKVIAIDTDSVQNSRITYQFLQVTDATLFSLDQYNGEIRTMRMFSYRDPRHQRLVVIAKDNGDPALSATVTIKLSTVETAVKAYSDMTEVPLEYDIFSDLNLYLVIGLGSVSFLLLITILVTCVLKCQKPMPSKAAPPSRNSVISDRNSTIADSTLVSNDAYWYSLFLAETRKGKLVVRQPVPKAGSRYIVSSLPRSTGLTETSDSAASTLQYPK, encoded by the exons ATGGAGGCACATTGTGTTCTTCAGCCCTGGAAAAGGTACGTGtcggtttttattttattctttgcgACTATGAACACGTTGTCTGCCGTTACCCATTATTCTATTCCCGAAGAAATGGAGGAAGGCTCTGTTGTTGCTAATCTAGCCGCTGATTTGGGACTGGACGTGAAAACACTGAGTAGACGCAAGATGCGGTTAGACATCATTGCCAATAAGAAATACTTGGATGTGAACAAAGAAACGGGCGAACTGTACATCGTTGAGAAGATAGATCGAGAATATCTCTGCGCTTCTAAAACAGCCACGACTTGTTTTCTGAAATTGGATGCAACAATCGAAAACCCAATACGAATATTCAACATCGAATTGGAAATAATGGATATCAATGACAATGCACCGAACTTTCGACGAGATTCCATACATCTGGACATATCTGAATCCACGCCAACTGGGGAAAGATTTTCCTTAAACAATGCAGTGGATTCTGATGTCGGTACAAACTCAGTTAAAACATACTATCTCAGTGAAAGTGAGCATTTTAATATTGAAGTTCAGACTGGGAGAGACGGGTCAAAGTTTGCTGATCTAATTTTGAAAAAGACTTTAGACCGAGAGGAGCAGGCGGTTCATAATCTAATACTCACCGCTGTAGATGGCGGAGTCCCCGCGCGCTCCGGAACAGCCAACATCATTGTTCGCGTGCTGGACACGAATGACAACGCCCCTCAATTTGAAAAGGATAATTACAATATAAACATAATGGAGAACTATCCATTTGGAAGTCTTGTAGTTAAATTGAACGCAACTGATATAGATGATGGTACTAATTCGGACATCGTCTATTCATTTAGTTTGTATACATCAGAAAAGGCTCAAGGAACCTTCAGTTTGAACCCAGCTAACGGAGAAATCAGAGTAAAAGAAATGATTAATTATGAAGATTTTAGAATCTATGATATGGAAGTCATAGCAACCGACAAGGGGACCACTTCCTTATCAGGACAGTGTAAGTTAACTATTTTAGTCACGGATATGAATGATAATCATCCTGAAATCTCCATCAAATCCTTTCAAAGTCCAGTCAAGGAGGACATAGCAGTAGACACGGTGATAGCAGTAGTCAGTGTCAGCGATAAAGATTCAGGTGACAATGGAAAAGTCGATATTCACATTGCGGATCAATTGCCATTTGCACTAAGAGAGTCTTCTGATAACTATTATGAGTTGGTAGTTTCACAACCTCTGGATCGTGAGAAGGTCCCAGAATATGAAATCACCTTTACCGTAACAGACAGGGGATCCCCTCCGCTATCTGACAATGAAACTATCACTTTAGAACTACTAGACGTTAACGACAACGTTCCACAGTTCCCCCAGTCGTTCTACACTATTCCCGTTATGGAGAATAACGCACCTGGGGCCTTGCTAAATTCCCTCACTGCGTTTGATCCAGACCTCCATGAAAACCAGTATCTAGTTTATTTCATCATAGAGAAGGAGATAGTGAACACCTCCATGTCCATGCTGTTCTCCATCAATCCGGAGAACGGTAATCTTTACGCACTAAAGACGTTTGACTATGAGATAGAGAAGGAGTTCCTTTTCCACATTGAGGCCAGAGACTCTGGTGTTCCTCCGCTCAGCAGTAACGTGACTGTCCACATCATTATTGTGGACCAGAACGACAACACCCCGGTCATAGTGTCTCCGTGGCGCGCGCACGGTTCCATGGTGGAGGAGAAGATCCCCAGATCCACCGATAAAGGATCCCTGGTCTCCAAGGTGATAGCCATAGACACGGACTCGGTCCAGAACTCTCGGATTACATACCAGTTTCTACAGGTTACTGACGCTACTCTATTCAGTCTGGACCAATACAATGGAGAGATACGTACTATGAGAATGTTCAGTTACAGAGATCCGCGTCATCAACGGCTGGTTGTCATCGCCAAGGACAACGGGGatcctgctctctctgctacagtTACCATAAAACTCTCAACAGTGGAGACTGCCGTTAAAGCCTACTCTGACATGACTGAAGTGCCTCTAGAATATGACATATTTTCAGACTTAAACCTGTATTTGGTGATCGGCCTGGGCTCAGTGTCCTTTCTGTTATTGATCACCATATTGGTCACCTGTGTGCTGAAGTGTCAGAAACCAATGCCAAGTAAAGCGGCCCCTCCAAGTAGGAACAGCGTGATCAGTGACAGGAACTCAACCATCGCGGATTCCACCCTGGTCTCCAACGATGCCTACTGGTACAGTCTGTTTCTAGCGGAGACGAGGAAAGGAAAGCTGGTAGTCAGACAGCCTGTGCCAAAGGCAGGTTCCAGATACATCGTGTCCAGTCTACCAAGGAGCACGGGATTGACAGAGACCAGCGACTCAGCGGCCTCTACTTTGCAA TACCCTAAGTGA